The window ACAGGATTTTTTCGCGCTGCCTTCCGCGCCCGCCTATGATTTAATCGTGGAGCAAACTTTTTTCTGCGCCTTGAGCCCTGGCTTGCGACCTGCCTACGCCCGGCAGTGCGCCGCGCTGCTCCAACCCGGCGGCACGCTCATGGGCCTGCTCTTCGACACCGAGTTTGCCACGGCCGGCCCACCGTTTGGCGGCAGCCGCCCCGAGTACGAATCCTACTTTGCGCCCTACTTCGACTTCCTGCATTTCGCGTCGGCCTACAATTCCATCAAGCCCCGGCAGGGTAAGGAGCTTTTTATCTGCTTGCGAAAAAAATAAGATTGCCATGCCCCGTCCCCAACCCGTTCCGTCCTTTATTACCTGGTTAGGCAAAGTTCTGAATGGGGTATTGCTGCTGGTCTGCGGAGCGGCGACGGTATGGGCCACCCAACTGTATCTGGCGCGGCGGGTGCTGCCCTATGATGCGGCCGGCAACTACCTCAGCCCCCGCACCGGGATTCGCTACAGCCAGGATATCGTGGCGGTGGCGGGCGGCTTGGCGTTGCTGTGTGGGGTGCTGACCCTGCTCTTGTTGGTTTCGGCCTACCGGCTCTATGTTACCAGGCTCCGGCGTAAAACTCGCTAGCTGGTTTTGTCCCATCTTTGCGGGGC of the Hymenobacter chitinivorans DSM 11115 genome contains:
- a CDS encoding TPMT family class I SAM-dependent methyltransferase, with the translated sequence MTPPLRDYFQQMSLPGSARILIPGAGRGYEAEYLHAAGFENVFVADIAPEALRALHQRVPSFPVAHLLEQDFFALPSAPAYDLIVEQTFFCALSPGLRPAYARQCAALLQPGGTLMGLLFDTEFATAGPPFGGSRPEYESYFAPYFDFLHFASAYNSIKPRQGKELFICLRKK